A window from Aquabacterium sp. NJ1 encodes these proteins:
- a CDS encoding SDR family oxidoreductase, whose amino-acid sequence MKDFKNKVAAITGAASGMGRTLAVELARRGCNLAISDVNDAELVKTAELASQHGVRVTVRKLDVSKRDEVYAWADEVVRDHGKVNLIFNNAGVALTAPVEHMKISDFEWIMGINFWGVVYGTQAFLPHLKASGEGHVINTSSLFGLMAVPTQSAYNASKFGVRGFTEALRMELDMEGACVSATCVHPGGIATNIANAGKVDPVMEKLTGQSVDAHKRRANKLINVTTAESAALQILQAVENNERRVLVGNDAKKLDKVIRLFGSAYQVLVMKQLRKMNKPRQPARSAA is encoded by the coding sequence ATGAAAGACTTCAAGAACAAGGTCGCGGCCATCACCGGCGCCGCATCCGGCATGGGCCGCACGCTGGCCGTCGAGCTGGCCCGTCGCGGCTGCAATCTGGCCATCAGCGACGTCAACGACGCCGAGCTGGTCAAGACGGCCGAACTGGCCAGCCAGCATGGCGTGCGCGTCACCGTGCGCAAGCTGGATGTCTCCAAGCGCGACGAGGTCTACGCCTGGGCCGACGAAGTCGTGCGCGACCACGGCAAGGTCAACCTGATCTTCAACAACGCCGGCGTGGCGCTGACCGCCCCCGTCGAGCACATGAAGATCAGCGACTTCGAGTGGATCATGGGCATCAACTTCTGGGGCGTGGTGTATGGCACCCAGGCCTTCCTGCCGCACCTCAAAGCGTCGGGCGAAGGCCATGTCATCAACACCTCCAGCCTGTTCGGCCTGATGGCCGTGCCCACGCAAAGCGCCTACAACGCCAGCAAGTTCGGCGTGCGCGGCTTCACCGAGGCCCTGCGCATGGAGTTGGACATGGAAGGCGCCTGCGTGAGCGCCACCTGTGTGCACCCGGGCGGCATCGCCACCAACATCGCGAACGCCGGCAAGGTGGACCCGGTCATGGAAAAGCTCACCGGCCAGAGCGTGGACGCCCACAAGCGCCGCGCCAACAAGCTGATCAACGTGACCACCGCCGAATCGGCCGCGCTGCAGATCCTGCAGGCCGTTGAAAACAACGAGCGCCGCGTGCTGGTCGGCAACGACGCCAAGAAGCTCGACAAGGTGATCCGCCTGTTCGGCTCGGCCTACCAGGTGCTGGTGATGAAACAGTTGCGCAAGATGAACAAGCCGCGTCAACCGGCCCGAAGCGCGGCATGA